Below is a window of Campylobacter canadensis DNA.
ATGAAAGATACATTATTACTCCCACAAACCGAATTTGCAATGAGAGCAAATTTATACGAAAACGAAAAACACAGTTTTGATGAATTTAGCAAATATGCTTATAAACTAATGTCAAGCAAAAAAGCAAGTACCTTTATTTTGCACGATGGTCCTCCTTATGCAAATGGGCATTTACATGTCGGGCATGCAATTAATAAAATCTTAAAAGATATGATAAATAAGACTGAATATTTTTTAAATAATAAAAGCATTCATTACACAGCAGGTTGGGATTGCCACGGATTACCGATTGAACAACAAGTAGAAATTAAATTAAAAGATACAAATCCATCAATTAAGCAAATTCACGATGCTTGCACCGCTCATGCAAAAGAATTTGTGCAAATACAAAAAAAAGAATTTCAAGATTTAGGAATAATTGCAGATTTTGATAATCCTTATTTAACAATGGATTTTAAATTTGAAGCAAATATTTATAAATGCCTTTTAGAGGTTGCAAAAAATTCATTATTAATTCAAAGACAAAAGCCAGTATATTGGAGCTGGGCAGCAAAATCAGCCTTAGCAGAAGCTGAAGTTGAGTATCAAGATAAGCAAGATTATTCAATCTTCGTTGCTTTTAAATTAAATGATGATGCTAAAAATAAACTAAAAAGTTTAAATATTGCTGATGAAGTTTTAAATAATGCAAGAGCAGTAATTTGGACAACTACTCCTTGGACACTACCAGCTAATCAAGCAATAGCATTAAATAAAGATGAAGAATATATAATCTCAAAAAATGGTTTAATTGTTGCTAAAAAAAGAGTGCAAGATTTAAGTGAGTTTAATTTAGAAGAAATTGCTAGTTTTAAAGGAGATTTTTTAGAAAATACCCACGCTATAAATCCACTTAATAATCGTTTATCAAAATTAATCGTAGGCGAACATGTAACAATGGATGGCGGTAGTGGTTTAGTACATACTGCACCAGGTCATGGTGAGGATGATTATTATGTATGTTTAAAATACAATATACCTGTAATTATGCCTGTTGATGATGGTGGTTGTTATGATGAAAGTATTTTAGAATTAGTACCTAAGCAAAATCTAAAAGGAATGCATATTTTTAAAGCAAATGAAGTAATCTTAGAACTTTTAGGCGATGCTTTATTAAAACAAAGCACTTTCATTCACTCATATCCATTTTGTTGGAGAACGCATAAACCTGTAATTTATCGTGCTACAAAGCAATTTTTCATAGCAATGGATAAAAAATTTTATAATAATATGAGTTTAAGAGAACTTGCTTTAAGCGAGATTGATAAAATTAACTTTTACCCACAAAGTGGTAAAAATCGCTTAAAAACTATGATAGAAAATCGCCCTGATTGGTGTATTTCAAGACAAAGAAGCTGGGGTGTGCCTTTAGCCTTTTTCTTAGATGAAAATAATGAATTGATTATGGATTATGAACTTTACGAGCATTTAGCAAGTTTATTTGAAAAAGAAGGCGTTAGAATTTGGTGGCAAAAAGAAATTAAAGATTTACTTCCACAAAATTGCAAATATGATGCAAATAAGCTTAGTAAGGTTAATGATATTTTAGATGTTTGGTTTGATAGCGGTAGCACCTTTGCTTGTGTTTTAGATAGTGGTAATTACGGTATTAAAGCAAAACAAGCTTCAATGTATCTTGAAGGTAGCGACCAACATAGAGGCTGGTTTCAAAGCTCTTTATTGCTTAGCTGCATTATAAATAAACAAGCACCTTACAAAAGTGTTTTAACTCACGGATTTACCGTTGATAAAAACGGAAGAAAAATGAGTAAAAGTTTAGGAAATGTAATAGCACCAAGTGATATTGCTAAAAAATATGGAATTGAAATTTTAAGACTTTACATAGCAAGCAGTGACTATTCAAGCGATATTAAATTAGGAGAAGATATTTTAAATCAAGCAAGCGAGCAGTATAGAAAAATAAGAAATACAATAAGATTTTTACTAGCAAACACAAATGATTTAGAAAAGATGTGCTATGAATTTAGCGAACTTGATTTATTGTTTTTAAATAAAGCCGATGAAGTGTTTAAGCTATGTAAAAAATCATTTTTAGAATATGATTTTGCAAAAGGAATTAACGCTCTTGCAACATTTTTAAGCGCTGATTTAAGCGGAATTTATTTAGATGTATGCAAAGATAGTCTTTATTGTGATGCAAAAAATTCAACCAATAGAATGGCATCTCAAAGTGCTATGGTGCTTATTTTACAAAAACTATTTATATATTTAGCGCCTATTTTAACGCATACAATAAATGAAGCATTTAAAGTCGCAAATAAACTTGTAACAAAGAATGTGGAAAATATTTTTATGCTTACTGAAGATGAAATTAATGTTAAAAAATCTAGTTTTGAATATGAAAAATTAGTTGAATTTAGACAAGATTTTTATGAGCAAATTGATATCTTAAAAAAAGATAAAAAAATAAAATCAACCTTAGAATTAGCAGTAATTAGTAGCAATGAAGAAATGAATTCATTCAAAGAAAATTGCAAATTTTTAAATATTTCAGCATTTTGTAAAAGCGATTTAGACTTTGTAAAAATTGCAGAATTTAAACAAGGTTTTATAGCTTATGCAAAAGATTGCAAATGTCCTAGATGTTGGAGATATTTAAGTAAAGATGAAAACAGTTTATGCTTAAGATGTAGCGAGGCTATTAAGTGAGTGAGCCAATTAGTTTTTTAACTATTATTTATAGCATTGTGATTTTATTATGCGTAAGTGCTATAGGGGTATTTTTAGTAAATAAGAAAGGTAAAAAATGATAAGTTTAGAAAAAGCTTTAAAATTAAGTGATAATGAATTAATTGAGCTAAAAAAAGAAATAAATAAAAAAGCACAAGAAACAAAACACCTTGGTGCTTATGTTGAGCAATTAATTAATAAAGATTTAGATGATGTTGAATATTTAGGTGTGCCTGTTGCTATTAAAGATAACATTCAAGTAAAAGGCTGGAATATTAGCAGCTGCTCTAAAATCTTAAAAGATTACATAGCACCTTACGATGCTAGTATTATTACAAAGATGAAAGAGCATAAACTAGCACCATTTGGAAGATGCAATATGGACGAATTTGCAATGGGAAACACAACAAAAAGTAGTTGTTATGGTAAAACATTAAATCCTTTAAATAACGCATTAGTTCCAGGCGGAAGTAGCGGTGGTAGTGCGGCTGCTGTTAGTGCTAAGATTGCTGTTTGCGCTTTAGGCTCTGATACTGGCGGCTCTGTTAGACAACCTGCTGCACTTTGCGGTTGCGTTGGTTTTAAACCAAGTTATGGAAGAGTAAGTAGATACGGGCTTGCATCTTATTCTAGCAGTCTTGACCAAATTGGAGTTTTAACTCAAAATGTAAAAGATGCTAGTTTATTATATGACGCTATTGCTGGTAAATGCGAGTTTGATAGCACTAGTGCTGATGTTGAATTTACAAGCACATTTGATAAATTAAATGCTGATAAAAAATACAAATTCGCTGTAGTTAAAAATTATTTTGATGCTTGTTCTGATGATATAAAAGCACAAAGTTATAAAATGATAGAAAAGTTACAAAATGCAGGGCATAGTATAAATTATGTTAATCTTGAAGATAGCAAAATTGATGTAGCTGCTTATTATTTAATAGCTTGTGCTGAAGCTAGTACAAATCTAAGTAGATACGATGGTATTCGTTATGGATATAGAGCGGATGCAAATTCGCTAGAAGAACTTTATGTAAATACAAGAAGTAAGGGTTTTGGTTTAGAAGTTCAAAAAAGAATTTTACTTGGTACCTTTGTTTTATCAAGCGGATATATTGATGCTTACTACAAAAAAGCAATGCTAGTAAGAGAAAAAATAACACAAAAATATAACGATATTTTAAGTAATAACGACTTAATATTAATGCCTGTTACTCCAAAACACGCTAGAAGTTTTGAAGAAAAATTAAGCTCTGTTGATGGCTATTTAGAAGATATTTTTACTATTTCAGTTAATCTTGCAAAACTTGCAGGAATTAGCGTTCCTATTCACACACAAGATAATCTTAATACTTCAATTCAAATAATCGCTCGCCGTTTTGATGAGCAAAATTTATTAAATGCAGCTTTAAGTGTTGAGAATTTAAAATAATTAGTCTTTTTAGGCTAATTATTTTTTTATTTTAGCTAAAATTAAAATGAGTATGGCAGATAATCGCTTTAACAAAAGAGGAAAGTCCGGGCTGCAATAAGACAAGGTTCCATCTAACAGATGGCTAGAGCAATCTAAGGGAAAGTGTAACAGAAAATAAACAACTTTTATAAGTTAAGGTGAAAAGGTGAGGTAAGAGCTTACCAGTGCTACGGTGATGAAAAAGCCTAGCAGCTTATAAACCCAACCTGCAGCAAGAAGGGGTGGTTTTAGTCTTATGTTTTTAGCCCTTCGCTAGAGCGTTTTTGTGAAAAAACGAGTAGATAAATGATTATCAAATACAGAATCCGGCTTACAGCCATACTTTTTACAATAATTTTACATTAAATACAATTAAGGCTTATTTTTAGTAAATAAAAAAATATACATTAAAATCCATTATAAAAATTTTATTATTTACTTATTGCATAAAAAATATTTCAAGCAAAAACTATATTAATAAGTGAATACAAAGGCTTATACGGGCTATTAAAATGATTAAAAGTAGATTTAACCTACTCATAATGTTTGCATTTTAACAAAAAAATTATATAAAATTTTAACATATTTTAAAAGGGCTTTAAAGTCTATTTGATGAGATTTTATAAAGTATATTATAAATATTTTGAAAAATATTTTTATAAAAACTAAACTCAAATAACAACCATACAAAGCTAGGTTACGAATAGTTTTTATAATATTAGTCCCATTTTTATCCTTATAAGTTTTTGTTTAATTGTCAAATTCCTATTTTAAAATCTTTGAATTAAAAAGAATTTAAAATAAAAAACTTCATAAATTTAAATAAAAGTAATATTTATAAATTATTTTTATTGTGTTGGCATTAACTTTTGAATGAGTTGTATTTATGTTTGAAGTGCCTTTATTAACATTAGCTTAGTTTGCTTTACGATTAATATTTGTAGCATTCATATTTACCACTTTCTTGTTTTTCTAATACCCCCCCCAAGAACTTAAATAAAGCTTAAATTTAAAGCAAAGGAGCAAAAAGCAGCTTTAGCTTTATTTTATTTTCAAAATTTTCTGGCTTATATTCTAAAGTTTTTCCTTGCAAAACATCGTTTAAAAGTGGATATATAAGCCACACTTCACTAGCTTTAAACTTTGTTGCATAAGCAAATACTTGATATAAATCAGCTTGGCTAATATCACTTAAATCATTTATAATTTTATACTTTGTATCAGCAATAATCGTTTTATCCTTAAGCTTAATCAAAATATCAGGTCGCATTAAAAAATAATCTTTTCTCTCATCTTTTATCAAATATCTGTTTGATACTTGAGTATGTATGCTTATATTTGGATTTTGTTTTTTAAGCATAAAAGCTACAAAATCTTCAAAAAGTCTATTCATATCAAAAAGCAAAGCATAAGAGTGATTATCTCCTGCAAATGGCGTAAAACTAAAGCCGTTTAGAAATAACTTACACCATAAAAGTATATTTTTATAATAACTATAATGCTTATTTTTTACACTAAATTCGCATTTTTTAATGCTAATTAAACTTATCTCATCAAAAAAGCTTAAATATTTCAAAATATTTTTATTTTTGACTTAGTTTTTTTAAATGAAAAAGCGTGGTTTTTATGGTTTGATTTGTCGCATTATCTATAATGTATTCATCATTTTCAGTAAAAAATCGCTCTTTATGAGCTAAATTTTGCCTTAAATGTTCGCTAAAAATCAATTTTCCTTTTAAAAATGCTTTATTGTTTGATACTTTTATATAATCACTCATAAGCCCTTTATTTAAAAGTACGAAAAGTTCTTCTAAAAACATCTCAATAAAAACTTCAAAAAGTGGCATTTTTTCATCTTTTAGCGTTGCTTTAAGTGATTTTTTAAATGGACTTTCTTGTAAAGTTCTTAAAAGTTCTAAAAGTAGCTTTTTAGGATTTAACTCTCTTGCTTTACACTCCTTAAACATCTCATCTTTTAACTCATAAGCCTTGCTTAAATCTATGCTGGGCATTATCTCATCGCTTGATTTTGAAACCTTAGGATAGATTTCCAAAACCCCACTTTTTGTTTTTATAAGCCCTACGAAATTCCTTGTTTTTAGCTTATTTTTACCGACTATTCTTAAAAACTCTGGGTTGTTTTCAGCAAAGCTTATAAGCTCGTCTAAAAACTCGTCGTTATCACGTAGGCTTATAATTTCATGCTCGCAAACTTCAATCTTCATAGATTTTCTTAAAATCCACTTCGCTAAAATCATCGCTTAAATAAAGTGTATCTGTATTTAAAATATTTTTAGTTTTTATCATGCCGTTATCATTAAGCACCAATTTTATCTGCGAATAATCATTATAAAAATACTCTTCTAAAAGTGGTAAAATCTTATTTTTAAACACAGTTTTAAGCTCATCAATGCTGTTTATATCCATAAAATACGAATGTCCGATAAGCTTTTCATCGCCTATTAGGCACTCAATTCTTTCATTTATTTTATTTAGCAATTCTTGAAGATTTACCCCATCACAATCAGAACTTAAAAGAAAACTTGCAGGCTTAATCTTTTTAAACTCAAACCTACGCCTAAGCGCTGTATCAAGTGTAGTGATACTTCTATCTGCTGTATTCATAGTGCCTATTATATAGACATTATTTGGCACCGAAAAACGCTCTTTGCTATATGGTAATATTACTTCTAACTCTTCAGTATTTCCTAGCCTTTTACTAGGCTCAATAAGCGTGATAAGCTCTCCAAAAATCTTACTAATATTTCCACGATTTATCTCGTCAATGATGATTATATATGGCTTTTTTATTGGATTTTCAGTATATTCTTTTAAGCCTTGAGTTTTTAAATATTCTATGATTATTTTAGCGTAAGCAGAATTATAAATACCTAATTTTGGATTTTTATATATTTCTCTTATTGATTCTATATTAACTGGATAATCTTTATATTTATCACTCATTCCATCAAATTTAATTCTAAAAGTTACACCATCTCTAAACTGAATATAATATTTTGTATTTGGAATATTAAAATATTTTTCAGGGTCGGCTAAATCTATTGATGATTTTTCTTTTAATCTTTCTATTAAAATATCAAAATTATTAATTAACTCCATATTACCCTTAGCATTTTCACACAAACTCTTAAAAATACCTTTAGATACAACATATTTCATTTCATCTTTATTAATATCAGGTCTAATTCCTTCTACAAATTCTTCATATCCGTAACTTTGATGAAAGGTGGTAAATACAATTTGTCCGTTTTTTACATAGTCTTTAAATCTTTCTTGCATAGCCTTTCTTTTTAAAGTTTTATCTGAGTAATTAGAAAAATCTTCGCCCAAAATCTCTAAAGCTATATTTATTGTATTGTAAGTCTTTCCAACCCCAGGCGCTCCATATAAAATCTGATTTAGTGGATAATCCATATTTACCTCTCTTTTATTTTTATTTATTATTAAATAATCATCTTCTTGAAAATTATTCATATAGTTAATTAAAAATACAAATTTATCATTATTTTTATTAAACACACCATCTAATTATCAAAGGTAGCATAATTATCGCTTTAAACTGTTTATGAAAAGCAAAACCTTTGTAATCTTGTTTTTGCAACACTTGTATATTTGTATATATTTTAAAATTAAACTTATTTAAAATTTTATTAAAAAATAATATTTATTTTAAGTTTTTAATAATTAAGTGTGTTATAAAACAAAAAAACCTATGCTAAAAAATAACATAGGTTTATAAATTAAAATGTGTAGCGTAATGTAGCGTTTAGTTCGTAATCTTGTTTAAATGATGTGCCAAAGCTTCTTTCAAGACCTAGGTTTAATCTTAAGTTTTCATTAAAGCTATAAGCTGTTTGAATACTTGCAAAGCCGTGATTGTTTTTTGAAAGTTTTATGCTTGAATTAGCACTAATTCCTGCAATTAAATCTCCAATATGTAAATTAGCCTTGTTATTATGCAAATTAACAACCGCTCCAAGCCCTGCTCTAAAAATAAAGCTATCTAAATTAAGCCCATAATAAACTTGTGGTTTTACAACAAATGGTACATATTTATTAACACTTATTATTGTGCCTTTATACTTATCTTCATATTTGCCAACATAGCCTGTAATAAATTCTAAACTAGGCTCAATGTAAGAGCTTGTAAAAATATCAAATCTATATCCAGCTTCCATAGAAAGCAAGAAAGAATTTTGCTTTTTAAAACTATGTTCTTTTTGTGAATAAGATGTGTTTAAGTATTTTAATACCGTATCAGCAAAATATCCATCATTGTTAATATAGCTAAAATAAGCTCCTATGCTATAAGCCTTTGTATCAGTAAGTGAATTAATCTTATCAAAGCCAATTAATGCTCCGCTTAAAAGTTCTGCGTTTGATAAATCGCTTTTTTTATCTATACCAATTTGGGTTGAGTAATAATTAAAATGATTGTTATTTCCGCTGTATCTACCTCCATAAGTTCTTAGCCATACACCAGTTTGAGCGCCCATTGCTCTAACTTCACCTAAACGCTTATTCATATTATTAAGTTGCACATTAATTGAGCTTGTAGCGTTTTTACTAATATCATCTATTTTTGCTTGTAAGCTTTCTGTTGCTATTTTGTTAGCTAGGTTTTTTGCCTGAGCTTTATCTTCTTCGCTAAGATTGCTTGAGCTTGCTACTAATGTAATTAGCTCTGTTGCGGCTTTTGAATTGTCGTTATAAAATTCTCCTAAAGAGTTCTTAATTTCTTCTTTTTTAGCTAAGCCTTCTTTGGTTTCGTTTTTTATTTTATCTAAGATAGTTGCGATTTCATCTTTTTTTTGTTCAATTTCTTTGTTTAGTGCGTCTATGTTTTGGCTTTTGTTATCTAATTCTAATTTTGCTTGCTCTATCTTGCTTTGAGCGTCTTTTAATTCTAGTTCTTTTGCTTGTAGTTCTTTTTTAAGCTTTTCGTTATTTGCGTCGGTTGATGTTAGTTGCTCTTGTAAAATTTTTTTCCAAAATTCTGCATCATCAATATTTTTTTTATTAGCACTAATGTCATTTTCAAAGCTCTTATTTTCATCCATTAATTTATTTATAGCACTAATTCCATTTTGATAAAATTGCAAAGCTTCATCTTGTATCTTTTCTTTAGTTTTAATATCTTCACGCTTTAATTGATATTGAATATTAAGCTCTTTTATTTGCTTTTGCAATTCATCTTTTTGCTTAGTTAATTCAGTTTTTTTAACATCTTCTAAATTTTTATCAAGTTCATTTAAAATATTGTTATATTTATCTATACAATCATTTTTTTGCTTATAATAAGGTTCAAGCTCTCTTACTGCTGTTTCATATTCTTTTTTGGCATTTTCATATGCCTTTAAATTTTCATCTTTTGCTTTTGTAAATGCTGATATTGAAGATTCGTTAGCTTTTATTGTATTTTGTAAGTCTTGATTTTTTTTAGTTAAAGCCTTAATTGTCATATCAAAATTTTGATTTTTACTATTAAGTTCTTTTAATTTATATTCTAAAGAAGAAATATTATGTTGTAACTTTTCATACTCATTATTTATATTTTGTTTATTTTTAATAGCATTTTTATAAAATAAATTTGCTTTTTCATAATTTTCTACGATATTTAATTTTTTACTTGATAAATCACTAATTTGCTTTTGTAATTCTTGTTTTTGTGTAAGAAAATCTTTTAAATTCTGTATGTTTTCACTAGCAAAAACATTTGCATTACAAAGTGCAATAGCACACAATGATGAAAGAAAATATTTTTTCATACTAAACTCCTTTTGTAAAATTCAAAAATATTTTAGCACTTTTTTCATATAAAAAGTTACTTAATTTATTATAAAAATAACATTAAGTTAATATTAATTCTTTTAGTTTTTTAGCAAATATCTGTATATAAAGTAATCAATTTAGATAACAGTTTTATCATAACTAGCTATTTGCTTGTAAAAACTTTAGTCTTGTAAATAATATTCTATGGTAGAAACCACTCTTATGGTTTTTATATAAGGGGTATTTTTATCTCTATTGCTGATGCTAAATTGCCCTTGAGAAGCCTTTTTTATCTTGCCTAGATGACTGTTTGAATCTTGTGCGAATTTTATCGCTGCATTTCTAGCATTGAGCGTTGCTTCTTCTATCATTTGAGGTTTTATATCATTTAGCTTGGTGTAAAGGTATTCTATGTCGTAATCATCTATTTTTGTTACTATGCCAAATTTTGCAAGACTTGAAATCTTTTCTAGTATGCTTTTTCCAAGCTTTACATTTTGCGTGTAAATGAGTAAATTCGCAGTGCCTATGTATCGGTATGTAGCTTGAGTGTCGTTGCCATAAGGATTGCTTAAACGGTCTATGATATTTGGCGAATTGTAGCTAATCTCATCTTCTTTTATGCCTTGTTCTTTTAAAAATTTGATGATATTTTCTTTATCTTGTTCTAGTTCTTCGTATAAATTTGTAAGATTGTTGTTTGACCTTGTGAATTTTATAGGAAGTATCAAAGTATCTGCTTTAACTTCTTTTTGGCTTAAACCCTTTACACTTACACTTCTTTCAAGAGTTTTAAAATCACTTAAAGCCTTGTTAAATCCAAAAGCTAAAATCAAACTCGCCAAAACTATGGCTAAAGCCATAAGGATATTATTTGTTTTCATAAAAT
It encodes the following:
- the ileS gene encoding isoleucine--tRNA ligase, with the translated sequence MKDTLLLPQTEFAMRANLYENEKHSFDEFSKYAYKLMSSKKASTFILHDGPPYANGHLHVGHAINKILKDMINKTEYFLNNKSIHYTAGWDCHGLPIEQQVEIKLKDTNPSIKQIHDACTAHAKEFVQIQKKEFQDLGIIADFDNPYLTMDFKFEANIYKCLLEVAKNSLLIQRQKPVYWSWAAKSALAEAEVEYQDKQDYSIFVAFKLNDDAKNKLKSLNIADEVLNNARAVIWTTTPWTLPANQAIALNKDEEYIISKNGLIVAKKRVQDLSEFNLEEIASFKGDFLENTHAINPLNNRLSKLIVGEHVTMDGGSGLVHTAPGHGEDDYYVCLKYNIPVIMPVDDGGCYDESILELVPKQNLKGMHIFKANEVILELLGDALLKQSTFIHSYPFCWRTHKPVIYRATKQFFIAMDKKFYNNMSLRELALSEIDKINFYPQSGKNRLKTMIENRPDWCISRQRSWGVPLAFFLDENNELIMDYELYEHLASLFEKEGVRIWWQKEIKDLLPQNCKYDANKLSKVNDILDVWFDSGSTFACVLDSGNYGIKAKQASMYLEGSDQHRGWFQSSLLLSCIINKQAPYKSVLTHGFTVDKNGRKMSKSLGNVIAPSDIAKKYGIEILRLYIASSDYSSDIKLGEDILNQASEQYRKIRNTIRFLLANTNDLEKMCYEFSELDLLFLNKADEVFKLCKKSFLEYDFAKGINALATFLSADLSGIYLDVCKDSLYCDAKNSTNRMASQSAMVLILQKLFIYLAPILTHTINEAFKVANKLVTKNVENIFMLTEDEINVKKSSFEYEKLVEFRQDFYEQIDILKKDKKIKSTLELAVISSNEEMNSFKENCKFLNISAFCKSDLDFVKIAEFKQGFIAYAKDCKCPRCWRYLSKDENSLCLRCSEAIK
- the gatA gene encoding Asp-tRNA(Asn)/Glu-tRNA(Gln) amidotransferase subunit GatA: MISLEKALKLSDNELIELKKEINKKAQETKHLGAYVEQLINKDLDDVEYLGVPVAIKDNIQVKGWNISSCSKILKDYIAPYDASIITKMKEHKLAPFGRCNMDEFAMGNTTKSSCYGKTLNPLNNALVPGGSSGGSAAAVSAKIAVCALGSDTGGSVRQPAALCGCVGFKPSYGRVSRYGLASYSSSLDQIGVLTQNVKDASLLYDAIAGKCEFDSTSADVEFTSTFDKLNADKKYKFAVVKNYFDACSDDIKAQSYKMIEKLQNAGHSINYVNLEDSKIDVAAYYLIACAEASTNLSRYDGIRYGYRADANSLEELYVNTRSKGFGLEVQKRILLGTFVLSSGYIDAYYKKAMLVREKITQKYNDILSNNDLILMPVTPKHARSFEEKLSSVDGYLEDIFTISVNLAKLAGISVPIHTQDNLNTSIQIIARRFDEQNLLNAALSVENLK
- a CDS encoding 5-methylcytosine restriction system specificity protein McrC; translated protein: MKYLSFFDEISLISIKKCEFSVKNKHYSYYKNILLWCKLFLNGFSFTPFAGDNHSYALLFDMNRLFEDFVAFMLKKQNPNISIHTQVSNRYLIKDERKDYFLMRPDILIKLKDKTIIADTKYKIINDLSDISQADLYQVFAYATKFKASEVWLIYPLLNDVLQGKTLEYKPENFENKIKLKLLFAPLL
- a CDS encoding 5-methylcytosine restriction system specificity protein McrC, which translates into the protein MKIEVCEHEIISLRDNDEFLDELISFAENNPEFLRIVGKNKLKTRNFVGLIKTKSGVLEIYPKVSKSSDEIMPSIDLSKAYELKDEMFKECKARELNPKKLLLELLRTLQESPFKKSLKATLKDEKMPLFEVFIEMFLEELFVLLNKGLMSDYIKVSNNKAFLKGKLIFSEHLRQNLAHKERFFTENDEYIIDNATNQTIKTTLFHLKKLSQK
- a CDS encoding autotransporter outer membrane beta-barrel domain-containing protein, giving the protein MKKYFLSSLCAIALCNANVFASENIQNLKDFLTQKQELQKQISDLSSKKLNIVENYEKANLFYKNAIKNKQNINNEYEKLQHNISSLEYKLKELNSKNQNFDMTIKALTKKNQDLQNTIKANESSISAFTKAKDENLKAYENAKKEYETAVRELEPYYKQKNDCIDKYNNILNELDKNLEDVKKTELTKQKDELQKQIKELNIQYQLKREDIKTKEKIQDEALQFYQNGISAINKLMDENKSFENDISANKKNIDDAEFWKKILQEQLTSTDANNEKLKKELQAKELELKDAQSKIEQAKLELDNKSQNIDALNKEIEQKKDEIATILDKIKNETKEGLAKKEEIKNSLGEFYNDNSKAATELITLVASSSNLSEEDKAQAKNLANKIATESLQAKIDDISKNATSSINVQLNNMNKRLGEVRAMGAQTGVWLRTYGGRYSGNNNHFNYYSTQIGIDKKSDLSNAELLSGALIGFDKINSLTDTKAYSIGAYFSYINNDGYFADTVLKYLNTSYSQKEHSFKKQNSFLLSMEAGYRFDIFTSSYIEPSLEFITGYVGKYEDKYKGTIISVNKYVPFVVKPQVYYGLNLDSFIFRAGLGAVVNLHNNKANLHIGDLIAGISANSSIKLSKNNHGFASIQTAYSFNENLRLNLGLERSFGTSFKQDYELNATLRYTF
- a CDS encoding SIMPL domain-containing protein → MKTNNILMALAIVLASLILAFGFNKALSDFKTLERSVSVKGLSQKEVKADTLILPIKFTRSNNNLTNLYEELEQDKENIIKFLKEQGIKEDEISYNSPNIIDRLSNPYGNDTQATYRYIGTANLLIYTQNVKLGKSILEKISSLAKFGIVTKIDDYDIEYLYTKLNDIKPQMIEEATLNARNAAIKFAQDSNSHLGKIKKASQGQFSISNRDKNTPYIKTIRVVSTIEYYLQD